The Gordonia iterans DNA window AGAGAATGGTGGGCGTGAGCAGCCTTCCCCTCGTTTTCTCCGCGCCCAAGCGCGGCAAACCGCCGACGCACTTCGCCGACCTCGACGAGGCCGGACGGATCGCGGCGGCGGCCGACCTCGGCTTGCCGAAGTTCCGGGCCAATCAGCTGGCCAAGCAGTACTACGGCCGGCTCAACGCCGACGCCGCCGAAATGACCGACCTGCCCGCCGGGATCCGGGACGACGTCGGCGCCGCACTCTTTCCCCCGCTGATGACTCCGGTCCGGCACATCTCGTGCGACGAGGGAACCACCCGCAAGACGCTGTGGCGTCTGCACGACGGCACTCTCCTGGAATCCGTGCTCATGCGGTATCCGGATCGCAATACGCTGTGCATCTCGTCACAAGCCGGCTGCGGCATGGCGTGCCCGTTCTGTGCCACCGGACAGGGCGGACTCGACCGCAACCTCTCGACCGCCGAGATCGTCGACCAGGTGCGGGCGGCGGCGCGGGCTCTGCGCGACGGCGAGGTGGGTGAGCCCGGGAGGCTCTCGAACGTGGTCTTCATGGGCATGGGGGAGCCGCTGGCCAATTACAAGCGGGTGGTCGACGCGGTCCGCAAGATCACGTCGCCGGAACCGAACGGTCTGGGGATCTCGGCGCGCTCGGTGACGGTCTCGACGGTGGGCCTGGCCCCGGCGATCCGGAAGCTCGCCGACGAGGGGATCCCGGTGACTCTGGCGGTCTCGCTGCACACCCCCGACGACGAACTGCGCGACACGCTGGTCCCGGTGAACAACCGCTGGTCGGTGCAGGAGGTGCTCGACGCCGCACGCTACTACGCCGACACGACCGGGCGCCGGGTCTCCATCGAGTACGCGCTCATCAAGAACGTGAACGATCAACCTTGGCGCGCCGACCTGCTCGGCAAGAAGCTGCGTGCGGCGTTGGGCTCGATGGTGCACGTGAACCTGATCCCGTTGAATCCGACTCCCGGGTCACAGTGGGATGCCAGTCCGAAAGACGTCGAGCGCGAGTTCGTGCGGCGCGTGCGCGAGCAGGGTGTCTCGTGCACGGTGCGAGACACCCGCGGCCAGGAGATCGCGGCCGCGTGCGGTCAGCTGGCCGCTGAGGAGGGGTAGCTCGAGTCAGCTGTCCGTCACGCGGTGAAGGAGTGTGACAGCGTGCGGTCAGCTGGCCGCTGAGGAGGGCTGATGCGCGCAGCCGCCCCGGTGGGAGTTCCGGGGCGGCTGCGCGTCGTCGTACGGGTCAGCGGGCTACTTGCCGCCTCGCTTCCACTCGTTCTTCTTCGGGCGGAGCTTGTAGATCGGGTAGGCGATCAGTACGACGCCGAAGATGATGAGCCAGATGTCTTCGACGTGGCCGACGTGGTTGCCGACGAGCATGCCGAACATGATCAGGCCGCTGATGAACGAAGCGATCGCGTAGGTGCGCGGAGCGGTGCCCGACCAGCCGAAACGCGCCGAGGGCGCTTCCGGATCCTCGCGAACCCAGCCGGTATCGATGTGATCGACCTCGGTGCTTGCCACTTGAGTACTCCTCGGTGTCGGGGTCAGGCTCGGCTACCGATGTATGACGACCGGTAGTAGCTAGGGCTACAGCATAACCCGATGCCGGTGCGCGACAATGACCGGTGTGACCACACGTGTTGATTCGGCCCGCTCGCCTCGTTCCCGGCGCCGGGTGCTGATTCTGGGTTCGACGGGTTCCATCGGTACGCAGGCCCTGGAGGTGATCGCCGAGCACCCTGAGCGCTTCGAGACGGTCGGCCTCGGCGCGGGCGGGGGCAACCTCGATCTGCTGGCCGCTCAGGCGGCCGCCACCGGTCTGGGCGCCGGCGCGATCGCGGTGGCCGACGCCGCGGGAGCAGAGGCGATGTCGGAGCGGTTGGGCGGTCGCGTCTTAGGCGGCGACGACGCGATGGTGCGGCTGATCGAGGAGACCGAGGCGGACGTGGTGCTCAACGGGGTGGTCGGCTCGATCGGCCTGCGCCCGAGCGTGGCGGCGCTGAAGAGCGGTGCACGACTGGCGCTGGCGAACAAGGAGTCGCTGGTGGCCGGCGGCTCGCTGGTGACCGGCGCGGCGGCGCCCGGGCAGATCGTGCCGGTGGACTCCGAGCACTCGGCCATCGCGCAGTGCCTGCGCGGCGGCACCGCGCAGGAGGTGGACAGGCTGGTACTGACCGCGTCGGGCGGACCGTTCCGGGGCTGGACGGCCGAGCAGGTGCGGACGGTGACTCCGGAGCAGGCGGGCCGGCATCCGACGTGGTCGATGGGTCCGATGATCACCCTGAACTCAGCGACGCTGGTCAACAAGGCGCTCGAGGTGATCGAGGCGCACCTGCTGTTCGACGTGCCGTACGACCGCATCGACGTGACGGTCCACCCCCAGTCGATCGTGCACTCGATGGTGACGTTCGTCGACGGAGCCACCATCGCCAAGGCCTCGCCGCCCTCGATGAAGCTGCCGATCGCCCTCGCGCTCGGCTGGCCGGAGCGGGTCCCCGGTTCCTCTGTCGCCTGCGACTTCTCCGCGGCCGCGGAGTGGACGTTCGAGCCGGTGGACGAGGACGTGTTCCCGGCGATCCGGGTGGCCCGGCAGGCCGGGGAGGGCGGCGGGTGTCTGACCGCGATCTACAACGCGGCCAACGAGGTGGCCGCCGACGGGTTCTTCGCAGGAGCGATCGGCTTTCCGGACATCGTCGCGATCATCGCGCAGGTGCTGGAGCAGGCGGACTCCTGGACGTCGCCGCCCGGTACTGTGGAGGAGGTATTGGCTGCCGACGCCTGGGCGCGGGAGCGGGCAGCAGCGCTGGTGAGCGCACGATAGACGAGGCGAGTACGACGTGAGTTTTGTTCTCGGGGTGGTGCTGTTCGCACTGGCCCTGCTGATCTCCATCGCGTGGCACGAGTGCGGCCACATGTGGGCGGCGCAGGCCACCGGCATGAAGGTGCGCCGCTACTTCGTCGGTTTCGGGCCCACCCTCTGGTCGACCCGGCGGACGTCGACCCGGAAGGGCCTGACGGCGGGGGACGAGACCGAGTACGGCGTCAAGGCGATTCCACTCGGCGGTTTCTGCGACATCGCCGGGATGACCCCGCACGAGGACCTGACCGACGCCGATCGCGAGCGGGCCATGTACCGCCAGCCCACCTGGAAGCGGCTCGTCGTGCTGTTCGCCGGCCCGGCGCAGAACTTCCTCCTCGGGTTCGTGCTGGTGATCCTCGTCGGTCTCACGTGGGGCCTGCCGATCCTGGGGGACAAGCCGGTCTATGCCACCGAGATCAGCTGCGTCGCGCCGTCGACGGATGCGAACGGCAAACCGGTCGACTGCACCGGACCGGCGCCGGCCGCAGCGGCCGGGTTGCGCTCGGGTGACCAGATCCTGGCTGTCGACGGTCAAACGGTGAGCGGATCGTCGGACCTGATCGGGAAGGTGCAGCAGAGCGACGGCCAGGTGCAGCTGACCGTCGAGCGCGACGGCGCCCGGCAGGAGCTGACGGTGCCGGTGACTCAGGTCCAGCGCATGACGAGGAATCCGGACGAGACGCTGTCGCCGGTGACCGTCGGTGCGATCGGCGTCGGCCTGGACCAGCAGAACGTGCGCGAGTACGGTCCGGCGGGAATCTGGGCGGGCGCGGCGAGCTTCACCGGCGACATGTTCGTGGAGACGTGGAACGCACTCGTCTCGCTGCCGTCCAAGGTGGGCAAGCTGTGGACGGCGGTCACCGGCGGCGAGCGCGCCATAGACACCCCGGTGAGTGTCTGGGGTGCGTCGGTCATCGGCGGCGACGCCGTCGACCGCGGCTACTGGGACGTCTTCTTCCTGCTGCTGATCAGCGTGAACTTCTTCCTGGGCGCGTTCAACCTGGTTCCGCTCCTGCCGCTGGACGGCGGTCACATGGCCGTCGCGATCTACGAGAAGGCCCGGAACTCCGTGCGCCGGCTGTTCGGCAAGACCGCGGCCGGACCCGTCGACTACTTCAAGCTGCTGCCGCTGACCTACGGCGTGGTGGCGGTGATGGCGGCCTTCATGGTGCTCACCCTGACCGCCGACATCATCAACCCGATCAAGGTCTTCTGACACCGTCCGGCGACCGTTCCGGTAAGAATCACCAGCACCGTCCGGCACCGCATCTCCGGGCATGGAGGAACCTCCAAGGAGGCCCGGAATCCGATACAGATCTGTCCCTGGCGGCCACATCGGCGTAACAGATCGGTGACAAATCCTGGGTGTGCTTGACCCATGGATCTGTACGACGTTCAGGGCTACCGCGTGGCCCGGCGACGGAGCGACCTCGCGCTGGCCCCGGGCGAGGCGATCGTGGCCGGCGGCACCTGGATGTTCTCGGAGCCGCAGCCGTCGATCACCGGGCTGGTGGACGTGACGGGCCTGGACTGGACACCGATCGAGGAACTGGGCGACGGCCTGCGGATCGCCGCCACCTGTACCATCGCCGATCTGGTCGCGCTGCCGCCGCGTCCGCAGTGGCCGGCCCAGCGATTGTTCGCCGACTGTGCGGACGCGCTGCTGGCGTCGTTCAAGATCTGGAACACCGCCACCGTCGGTGGCAACGTCTGCCGTTCCTTCGCCGCGGCGTCGATGGTCTCGCTGGCTGTCGCGCTGGACGGCACCGCACTGATCTGGACGCCGGGCGGCGGCGCGCGACGGCTGCCGGTCGCCGCGCTGGTCACCGGGAACGGACGTAACGAGCTGGCGCCGGGCGAGGTCCTCCGGGCGATCGATCTGCCCGGCTACGCGCTGCGCGGGCGGGCGGCGATGCGCAAGATCGCCCTCGCCGAACTCGGGCGCTCCGGTGCGGTGGTGACCGGTCGCCGCGACCCGGGCGGAGCCTTGACCTTCGGGATCACCGCGGCGACGGTCGCTCCGCGCGTGCTGCGCTACCGGTACCCGCCGGCCGCCGCGACGCTGGTCGCCGACGCCGAAGCGCTGGAGGGGTACTACACCGATCCGCTGGGCTCCGCGGACTGGCGGCGCGCGGTGGCCGGGGTGCTGGCGGCGGAGATCCTGGACGAGCTGACCGACGGCGCCGCCGTGGACGAGGACGAGATCGTCGGCGGGGTCGCGTGATGGAGTTCGTCGTGAACGGTGACGCGGTCGCCGCGCAGCCCCGCCCGGGCCAGTGTCTGCGGACACTGCTGCGCGAGCAGGGCCGCTTCGAGGTCAAGAAGGGGTGCGACGCGGGCGACTGCGGTGCGTGCGGCGTGCTGGTCGACGGGGTGCCGGTCCACTCGTGCATCTATCCCGCCGTGCGTGCCGAGGGCCGGGCGATCACGACGGTCCGGGGTCTCGGCACGCCGGAGAAGCTGCACCCGATGCAGCAGGCCTTCGCCGACGGTTTCGCCTTCCAATGCGGTTTCTGCACCGCCGGGATGCTGGTCACCGCATCGACTCTCACCCCCGACGATCTCGATCACCTCGACCGCAAGATGAAGGGCAATCTGTGCCGCTGCACCGGATATCGGCCCATCCGGGAGGCGATCCGGGGCGTGGTGGGGCCGACGGAGATTCGGCGGCCCGAGACGTGTGGTCGGACGTGCGACGACGCGCGGTCGGAGGCGCCGCGGAGCAGAGTCCTGAGTTCGCGCGGCGGAGTGTGCGATGACGCGCGGTCGAAGGGCGTCGGGGAGTCGCTGCGGCCGCTCGCGGCCGAGCGGGTGGTGACCGGCACCGAGCCGTACACCTTCGACACGGACATCCCCGGCCTGCTGCACATCAAAGTGCTGGGCTCGCCGCACGCGCACGCCCGTATCGTCTCCATCGACACCGCGGCGGCGGAGGCCGTCGATGGAGTCGAACTGGTTCTGACGCACCGGAACGTCGACACCCCGCGGTTCTCCACCGCTCGCCACGAACTGCGCACGGACGATCCGGACGACACGCTCGTCTTCGACCCCGTGGTCCGCTTCCGGGGTCAGCGGGTGGCCGCGGTCGTCGCCGCCGATCCGGGTACCGCCGAGCGCGCGCTGCGCCTGCTCGACGTCGTCTACGAACCGCTGGACGCGGTCTACGACCCCGAGCAGGCGCGTCGGCCGGGCGCGCCGCTGCTGCATGCCGATCGCACCGAGGCCGACCGCGTCGCCGACGCCCGGCGCAACGTGGTCGCCGCGATGCACGACGGCTACGGCGGTGACATCGGCGAGGCGCTGCGGGTCTCGGCGGTGACCGTCGAAGGGGAGTGGCGCACGTCGCGCGTCTCACACGCTCAGCTCGAGACCCACGGCACCCTCGGCTGGCTCGGCGACGACGGCCGCCTGACACTGCGGACCAGCACCCAGGTGCCGTTCCTGGTCCGCGACGAGCTCGCGCACCTGCTCGGACTGGCACCCGAGGCGATCCGGGTGTTCACCGCGCGCGTCGGCGGCGGCTTCGGCGGCAAACAGGAGATGCTGACCGAGGACCTGGTGGCGCTGGCGGTGCTGCGCACCGGCAAGCCCGTCGCCTACGAGATGACGCGCACCGAGGAGCTGACCCGCACCACCTACCGGCACCCGTTCCGGGTCTCCGTCCGGCTCGGTGCGGACGCCGACGGCGTCCTCACCGCGATGCATCTCGACGTGCTCACCGACGCCGGGGCCTACGGAAACCATTCGCCGGGCGTGATGTTCCACGGCTGCGCCGAGTCGGTCTCGGTGTACCGCTGCCCGGTGCGACGCGTGGACGCCGAGTCCGTATACACCAACAACCCGCCCTCCGGCGCGTTCCGGGGATACGGGTTGGGTCAGGTGATCTTCGCCGTCGAATCGGCGATGGACCAGCTGGCGCTCGAGCTCGGCATCGATCCGTACACCCTGCGGCGCCGCAACATGGTCGCCGACGGCGATCCGCTGCTGATCGCCCATCCGGAACCCGAGGAGGACCTGATCTACGGCAGCTACGGCCTGGATCAGTGCCTGGACGCGGTGCAGCGGGGCCTGGCCGCCTCGGCCGGCGACGTCGCCGCGGAGTTTCGCGGACCTCGCTGGCGGATCGGCGAGGGCATCGCTCTCTCGGCCATCGCGACCATGGCGCCGCGCGGTCACTTCGCTCGTGCGACGGTCCGTGTCGGCGACGACGGGATCTACACGGTCGGCGTCGGCACCGCCGAGTTCGGCAACGGCACGACGACGGTGCACGTTCAGCTGGCGGCCACCGTGCTGAACACCACCGCGGACCGCATCCGATTGCGTCACGGCGACACCGATGCCGCGCCGTACGACACCGGGGCCTTCGCCTCGGCCGGAACCACGGTGGCGGGCAAGGCCGTGCACGCCGCGGCGCTGGCTCTGCGGGAACGACTGCTCGTCGCGGCGACGGTGCTGTCCGGCGATCCGGAGCCCCGGATCGAGTCCGCGGGCGTCCGGACTCGCGACGGTCTGCTCGGGTTCGCGCGTCTGCGGCCGGCGATCGACGACGAGCACCTCGACGGCGGCGAGATCGTCGCCGAGGGATCCGAAGACGGGGCGCTGCGGTCGATCGCCTTCAACGTGCAGGGGTTCCGGGTGGCGGTGGACACCGGCACGGGGGCGGTGAGGATCCTCGCGTCTGTACACGGCGCGGACGCCGGGACCGTCGTCAATCCGGCCCAGTGCCGCGGCCAGATCGAGGGCGGCGTCGCGCAGGGCATCGGCTCGGCGCTCTACGAGGAGATCATGCTCGACGGCGCGGGGCGCGTGGTGACCCCGGTCTTCCGCACGTACCGGGTGCCGCAGATGGCCGACATCCCCGACACCGAGATCCATTTCGCGGCCACGCACGACGACCTCGGCCCGTTCGGGGCGAAGTCGATGAGCGAATCGCCGTACAACCCGGTCGCTCCGGCCCTGGCGAACGCGATCACGCGCGCCCTCGGGGTACGACCGCACGAACTTCCGATGTCTCGTGACCGGATCTGGCGCCTCGCTGGACGAGTGACCGCGCCGAACAACGAAGGAGTACAAGCATGAGCACTGTCCAGAAGGCGACCGACGCGCCGCGCGTCCATCCGGTGGACGAGGTTCCACCGGTGCCGAAGCTGCTGACCTACGGCTTCCAGCACGTGGCGGCCTTCTACGCCGGCGCGGTGATCGTGCCGATCATCATCGGCGGTGCGCTCGGGGTCTCCGGGTCGGACATGATCAAACTGATCCAGGCGGACCTGCTCACCTGCGGCATCGCGTCGCTGCTGCAGGCCGTCGGCATCCGGATCGGCAAGTTCCGGATCGGTGTTCAGTTGCCGCTGCTCCAGGGGGTGGCCTTCGCCGGAGTCGCGCCGCTCATCGCGATCGGCAGCGCTCACGGAGGTGGATCGGCCGCCTTACCCTTCATCTTCGGGGCGGTGATCGTCTCCGGCATCGTCTTCTTCCTCGTCGCACCGCTCATCGCGAAGATCGTGCGGTTCTTCCCACCGGTGGTGACCGGCACGGTGCTCACGATCATCGGCGTCACGCTGATGCCGGTGGCGGCCAATCACGCGATCGGCGGTCAGCTCGGCCTGCCGGGCTTCGACTGGGCGTACGGCGTGATGGGCGCCTCGCCCGGCGGCCACGGCGATCCGTCGAGCCCGACCAACTTCTACTTCGCCGTCGGCACGATCATCCTGATCCTGGTGCTGCAGCGGTTCTTCACCGGATTCCTCTCCACAATCGCGGTGCTGCTCGGCCTGATCGGAGGGTCCGTGGTGTGGTTCCTGACTCAGGACACCGATTTCACCGCGGTGAACGAGGCCGGCTGGTTCTGGTTCGCCACGCCGTTCCACTTCGGCATGCCCCAGGTGACGGTGTCCGGAGTGATCCTGGTGCTGCTGGTCATGATGATCACCGCCGTCGAGACGGTCGGCAGCCTGTACGCGACCGGGGACATCGTGGGCAAGCGCATCACGCAGGGCGACGTCGCCGCCGCCCTGCGCGCGGACGGCGTGTCCACCACCATCGGCGGCAGCATGGGTTCGTTCCCGTACACCTGCTTCGCCGAGAACATCGGCCTGGTCCGGGTGACCGGGGTCAAGAGCCGGTGGATCGTGGCGATGGCGGCGGTCTTCATGGTCCTGCTCGGCCTGTTCCCGAAGGCGGCCGCGGTGGTCGCCCTCATTCCGGAGCCGGTGCTCGGCGGCGCGGCACTCATGCTGTTCGCGGCCGTCGCCGTCGTCGGTATCCAATTGCTCGGAAGCGTCGACTTCAACGACCATCGCAACTTGATCGTCGCCGGCACCGGCATCGCGATGGGCATGTACGTGATGGCCTTCCCGGGAGTCACCGACGCGGTGCCGTCGTGGCTGGAGTGGTACTTCTCCGGGGGCATCGCCGCCGGCGCGTTCACGACGATCCTGCTGAACCTGATCTTCTTCCACATCGGCCGCGACCACGGTCCGGCGGTCACCACCGACAGCGCCGGCGATCTGGTCCACCTGGATCAGATCAACGAGATGAGCCGTGCCGAGTTCGGCGAGACCTTCGGGCACGTCGTCCAGCAGCAGGACTGGGCGCTCGACGTGGTGTACGGCCTTCGGCCGTTCGCCTCGCCGATGGAACTCGGCGAGGCCTTCCAGGACTCGCTCCTCACCGCGACCAACGACGAGCAGGACACCCTGATCAACTCGTACGCGGACTTCGGATCGGATGATCCGGTCGAGCAGGCGGAGGCGTTCGCGAGCATCGACCCGGTGTTCGGGCAGCCGTCCTACGAGGAACACGAGGAGTTGATCGAGGTGGCTCGGGCACACCGGGAGAAGTTCGGCTTCCCGCTGATCATCTCCGAGCGTGACGATGCGAGTTTCGCGCAGATGCTCGGCTCCTACTGGGCGCGGATGGACAATTCGCCGGCCGCCGAGCGGCAGGAGACGCTGATCGAGGTCTCCAAGATCTTCAACCACCGGTTCAACAAACTGGTCGCCGACGCCAATCCGATCTCGACGGCCCGGTTCCAGCGATTCAAGGAGGTCGGACAGTGACGTCTGCCAACCGAACCCCGCCGCACGAGTCATCTACCCGCAGCGACGACGCCCGCTGGCTCGCGGCGGCCGTCGACCTGGCCACCGAGAGCGTCGCCGAGGGCGGTGGTCCGTTCGGCGCCGTGATCGTGCGCAACGGCGTCGCGGTGGCGGTCGGCCAGAATCGGGTGACCCGCGACAACGATCCGACGGCGCACGCCGAGGTCATCGCCATCCGGTCCGCCTGCCAGGTGATCGGCGACTTCTCGCTGTTCGGCCACACCCTGTACACCTCGTGCGAGCCGTGCCCGCTCTGCTTGTCGGCGGCCCTGTGGGCGCGGGTGGATCGCGTCGTCTATGCCGCCGACCGGGAGGACGCGGCCCGCGGCGGGTTCGACGACCGTGAGTTCTACGAGCTCTTCGCCACGCCGCGCACGGAATGGCCGATGGTGATCGATCCGGTCCGCCCGGACAACGCCTTCGCGCCGTTCGCGGCCTGGAACGCCGAGGCCGACCGTGTCCGGTACTGATCGGGTCCGGCGTCTGCTCGAGGTGATCTGTGACGAAGTGGTGCCCCTCACCCGGGAGGGGGTGGCCGCGGGCAACAAGATCTTCGGTGCTGCGATCGTCCGCAAGGACGATCTGTCGACGGTGGTCGCGGCGACCAACAACGAGATAGAGAATCCCTTGTGGCATGGGGAGATTCACGCCATCAAACGATTCTACGAATTGCCCGGCCGACCCGCGGTCGCGGACTGTCTGCTGTTGGCGACGCACGAGCCCTGCTCGCTGTGCCTGTCCGGGATCGCCTGGGCGGGCTTCGACGAGTTCGCCTATCTGTTCAGTCACCGGGATTCGGCTGAGAGTTTCGCGATCCCGTACGACATCGCGATCCTGAAGGAGGTGTACGCGGTGCCGGACCCGGACCGCGCGGCGGCGGCGCCGGATCGGGATCTGTACAACCGGGAGAACGCGTTCTTCGTCTCCGCCGACCTGATGCCGCCGGCCCGGGCAGCGTTCCCGGAGCTGCTCGCCGGGCTCGAAGAGACCTACGCGGAACTCTCGGCGAGCTATCAGCGGAGCAAAGGCTCCGGGAACATCGCGCTGGCCTGACATGCGCGAGCATCTCGGCCAACTGGCGCGATGGTCGACCGGCGGTGCGCCGGCGGCCGTCGCGGTGGTGGTGCGGACCTTCGCCTCGGCGCCGCTTCCGGCCGGTTCGGTGATGGCAGTGGGTCCGCGCGGGGAGGCCGTCGGCTCGGTCTCCGGCGGGTGCGTCGAATCGGCGGTGTACGCCGAATGCGTCGACGCGATGGCGACCGGCCGCCCCGTACTGGCGAGCTACGGGGTGAGCGACGACGACGCGCTGGAGGCCGGCCTGACGTGCGGCGGCACCCTGGAGGTGTTCGTCACCCGGCTCGACGACCGCCGATTCCCCGGCCTGCCCGAGCTGTGCGACCTGGTCGCGGCCGACGTCCCGGTCACGGTGGCCACGGTGCTGCGGACCTCCCGCCGCGGTCGCTCGGGAACCGAACCCGGTGCGCGCCTGGTGATCACCGAGACGGAGAGCTGGGGTACCACGGGTTCGGACGACCTCGACGCCGCCCTGTACGCGGATCTCCCGGTGCTGCTGGCGGCCGGGGAGACCCGGGTCGCCGACTACTTCGCCGCCGAGGACACGGTCGAGGTGTTCGTCCAGGTCTTCGCCCCGCGGCCCCGGCTGATCGTCTTCGGGGCGACGGACTTCGCCGCGGCACTGGCCGGGGCCGGAGCCTTTCTCGGCTACCGGATCACGGTGTGCGACGCCCGGCCGGTGTTCGCGGTGCCGGACCGCTTCCCGGCCGCCGACGAGGTCGTCCGCCGCTGGCCGCACGAGTATCTCGCCGCCGAGATCGAGGCCGGCCGGGTCGACGACCGCACCGCGATCTGCGTCCTGACGCACGACGAACGCTTCGACCGGCCGCTGCTCGCGCTCGCGCTCGACACCGAGGTGCTCGGCTACGTCGGAGCGATGGGTTCCCGGCGCACCCATGCCCGCCGGCTCGCCGCGCTCCGGGCCGACGGCGTCGACGAGGCGGCGATCGACCGCCTGCGCAGCCCCATCGGCCTGGATCTGCAGGCGCGGACGCCGCAGGAGACCGCGGTGTCGATCGTCGCGGAGATCCTCGCCGAGCGAGGCGGGGGCACCGGCCGCCGTCTCACCGAGTCACCGGGGCCGATTCACTCGGCGAAGTCCACGTCCCGGCCGGTGGCGAGATCACCGCACTCGATCGGCGTCACCGCCGCCGAAGCGAGGTAGTCGCGCGCTCCGCGATCCCCGGCCGCGGCCGCGGCGGCCGGCTCGAGGTGGTCGCGGCCGATGAGCACCGGGTGCCCGGGCCGTCCGCCGTACACCGCGCGCGCCAGCGCGTCCGGTGCGGCGCGAGTGAGCAGGCGGCGGATCACCGCGGGGCCGACGTCCGGCAGGTCGACCAGATGCACCAGCACCGCGTCACCGGTCGCCGCGGACAGGCCGGCCCGCAGGGATGCACTCATCCCCGCGGCCCAGTCCGCGGCCACGATCACACGGGCTCCGCGGGGGACCAGCGGCAGCGCCTGGTCGGCCCGCGCGCCGAGAACCACGGTCACCCCGGTG harbors:
- the rlmN gene encoding 23S rRNA (adenine(2503)-C(2))-methyltransferase RlmN, with the translated sequence MSSLPLVFSAPKRGKPPTHFADLDEAGRIAAAADLGLPKFRANQLAKQYYGRLNADAAEMTDLPAGIRDDVGAALFPPLMTPVRHISCDEGTTRKTLWRLHDGTLLESVLMRYPDRNTLCISSQAGCGMACPFCATGQGGLDRNLSTAEIVDQVRAAARALRDGEVGEPGRLSNVVFMGMGEPLANYKRVVDAVRKITSPEPNGLGISARSVTVSTVGLAPAIRKLADEGIPVTLAVSLHTPDDELRDTLVPVNNRWSVQEVLDAARYYADTTGRRVSIEYALIKNVNDQPWRADLLGKKLRAALGSMVHVNLIPLNPTPGSQWDASPKDVEREFVRRVREQGVSCTVRDTRGQEIAAACGQLAAEEG
- a CDS encoding M50 family metallopeptidase, producing MSFVLGVVLFALALLISIAWHECGHMWAAQATGMKVRRYFVGFGPTLWSTRRTSTRKGLTAGDETEYGVKAIPLGGFCDIAGMTPHEDLTDADRERAMYRQPTWKRLVVLFAGPAQNFLLGFVLVILVGLTWGLPILGDKPVYATEISCVAPSTDANGKPVDCTGPAPAAAAGLRSGDQILAVDGQTVSGSSDLIGKVQQSDGQVQLTVERDGARQELTVPVTQVQRMTRNPDETLSPVTVGAIGVGLDQQNVREYGPAGIWAGAASFTGDMFVETWNALVSLPSKVGKLWTAVTGGERAIDTPVSVWGASVIGGDAVDRGYWDVFFLLLISVNFFLGAFNLVPLLPLDGGHMAVAIYEKARNSVRRLFGKTAAGPVDYFKLLPLTYGVVAVMAAFMVLTLTADIINPIKVF
- a CDS encoding DUF2631 domain-containing protein, whose protein sequence is MASTEVDHIDTGWVREDPEAPSARFGWSGTAPRTYAIASFISGLIMFGMLVGNHVGHVEDIWLIIFGVVLIAYPIYKLRPKKNEWKRGGK
- the dxr gene encoding 1-deoxy-D-xylulose-5-phosphate reductoisomerase, which codes for MTGVTTRVDSARSPRSRRRVLILGSTGSIGTQALEVIAEHPERFETVGLGAGGGNLDLLAAQAAATGLGAGAIAVADAAGAEAMSERLGGRVLGGDDAMVRLIEETEADVVLNGVVGSIGLRPSVAALKSGARLALANKESLVAGGSLVTGAAAPGQIVPVDSEHSAIAQCLRGGTAQEVDRLVLTASGGPFRGWTAEQVRTVTPEQAGRHPTWSMGPMITLNSATLVNKALEVIEAHLLFDVPYDRIDVTVHPQSIVHSMVTFVDGATIAKASPPSMKLPIALALGWPERVPGSSVACDFSAAAEWTFEPVDEDVFPAIRVARQAGEGGGCLTAIYNAANEVAADGFFAGAIGFPDIVAIIAQVLEQADSWTSPPGTVEEVLAADAWARERAAALVSAR
- a CDS encoding FAD binding domain-containing protein; this encodes MDLYDVQGYRVARRRSDLALAPGEAIVAGGTWMFSEPQPSITGLVDVTGLDWTPIEELGDGLRIAATCTIADLVALPPRPQWPAQRLFADCADALLASFKIWNTATVGGNVCRSFAAASMVSLAVALDGTALIWTPGGGARRLPVAALVTGNGRNELAPGEVLRAIDLPGYALRGRAAMRKIALAELGRSGAVVTGRRDPGGALTFGITAATVAPRVLRYRYPPAAATLVADAEALEGYYTDPLGSADWRRAVAGVLAAEILDELTDGAAVDEDEIVGGVA
- a CDS encoding molybdopterin-dependent oxidoreductase, which codes for MEFVVNGDAVAAQPRPGQCLRTLLREQGRFEVKKGCDAGDCGACGVLVDGVPVHSCIYPAVRAEGRAITTVRGLGTPEKLHPMQQAFADGFAFQCGFCTAGMLVTASTLTPDDLDHLDRKMKGNLCRCTGYRPIREAIRGVVGPTEIRRPETCGRTCDDARSEAPRSRVLSSRGGVCDDARSKGVGESLRPLAAERVVTGTEPYTFDTDIPGLLHIKVLGSPHAHARIVSIDTAAAEAVDGVELVLTHRNVDTPRFSTARHELRTDDPDDTLVFDPVVRFRGQRVAAVVAADPGTAERALRLLDVVYEPLDAVYDPEQARRPGAPLLHADRTEADRVADARRNVVAAMHDGYGGDIGEALRVSAVTVEGEWRTSRVSHAQLETHGTLGWLGDDGRLTLRTSTQVPFLVRDELAHLLGLAPEAIRVFTARVGGGFGGKQEMLTEDLVALAVLRTGKPVAYEMTRTEELTRTTYRHPFRVSVRLGADADGVLTAMHLDVLTDAGAYGNHSPGVMFHGCAESVSVYRCPVRRVDAESVYTNNPPSGAFRGYGLGQVIFAVESAMDQLALELGIDPYTLRRRNMVADGDPLLIAHPEPEEDLIYGSYGLDQCLDAVQRGLAASAGDVAAEFRGPRWRIGEGIALSAIATMAPRGHFARATVRVGDDGIYTVGVGTAEFGNGTTTVHVQLAATVLNTTADRIRLRHGDTDAAPYDTGAFASAGTTVAGKAVHAAALALRERLLVAATVLSGDPEPRIESAGVRTRDGLLGFARLRPAIDDEHLDGGEIVAEGSEDGALRSIAFNVQGFRVAVDTGTGAVRILASVHGADAGTVVNPAQCRGQIEGGVAQGIGSALYEEIMLDGAGRVVTPVFRTYRVPQMADIPDTEIHFAATHDDLGPFGAKSMSESPYNPVAPALANAITRALGVRPHELPMSRDRIWRLAGRVTAPNNEGVQA